DNA from Peromyscus leucopus breed LL Stock chromosome 3, UCI_PerLeu_2.1, whole genome shotgun sequence:
tctttttgcctgGGAatgctgtagctcagtggtagaattgTTGTCTAATATtcataaggccctgagttcagttcccagcatagaaaaacagaaatcacAAAAAGCCTCTACAGCAAggtttataattatatatttgtacTATCCATGTGTGCACAaatgattataataaaaattttataaataatatttcttcATCTTTACTCAATATAATGCGGCATTTTATATTCTAACCTCTTTATTTAGACGGTTATATTAGCTGTTATTCACAGAATTGACTTAAAGGTTTCAAACACCACTAAGCTAAAGCCCATACTTTATAAAGCAGTGttttaaactattattaaaaCTATATTCCCTATTTGGTCTACAAGTAGATTATGTATCTCAAATTAGGGTATCAGTTGTATACAAAAGATGACTCATGCCCAATGACTGGCAAAACCTTATTCATTCCTTTCActttcataaaatacatatttttcatagCAATATATGTTTCACTTGTAACATTACTCACATGTGGCTTTTTATTTGGTAGGATGGATGGTGATTCATAAATTCTACAGATGTTTGAAAATgattattatttctcttttgttaatattttccctttggttttaCGTTTTCAACCTCAGTGAATTTTAGCCTTACCATTTCTCTTCTGCTTATCTTACACATTGCCTTGTTTCTCGTATTTCCTCAGGAGTTAGCTTGGATTATCCTCAAAATgcttcttaacctgtgggttgtgactgcTTTGGGGATCGAATGTCCCTTTCAAAGGGTTcactaagaccatcagaaaacacggttatttacattatgattaataattGCAACAACcgtagttataaagtagcaatgaaaagagTTTTATGgcccccacaacatgaggaactgtattaaagggttgcagtattaggaatgttgagaaccattggATTATAGGATTTAGATCTTTGCTCTTTTCCAATACTTTCAACCAGTGTTATCAGTTTCTCCCTAAACATTGGgttaaaagtacattttatacTTTAATGTATTCTATATTTTTTTGTTCAAATGATTTCAAGCTCTTTTGTGGCTTCTCTTTTCCATGTATCATTTAGAAGTGTCTAGCTGCATCTCCAAAATTTTGGCATTGCTCTATTGTGTTTCTGGTTTTGGCTTGAATTTTAATTCCGCTGACAtctgataaaatattttgtatcatTTATCCTCTTTCATATTTATCTTGGTAACTATTCTATCTGAActtgagaagaatgtgtattaTATAACAGGACATAGTATTCTGTCTTTCTTACTGCATCTTACATTGTAGCTATGGTTCCTTTATAATTCTCTACATATCTGAGGTAAGCTTTGAACTAACAgtaaccctcctgtctcagcctcctgattgctgggattacaggtatgtgccaccacaccagaccTGCCTGAGGTATTTTCTGAAGGTCAAGCAGATTAATTTGACTGATTGTACTGGTCAAGTCAATTATTTATTTCCATATGTTTTGCCTGCTTACCTATcaattactaaaagaaaaaagtattaaaatcTTGAGGTTCTCCCTAACTTAAAATGGTTAAGCTTAAGGTTTTTGGACTTTATAAAGATTCAAAACCATATATATTCAATAGTAAATACTACTGGAATATTTTCCTGAGCTAGTAATAATCTATGATACTCTAAGAATGCCTAGCAGTGGcaagaaacaccatgacaacaGTAAAAAATACTTACTTCAAAGCTTGCCCTGTCTTGATAATCTAAGGTTAGTAACCTATATGGTAAGCAACTTATAGGTTCCTGACCTATGGATAGGCTAGATGAAGCCAGATCATTTTGAACTACTATGTTAGCAGCATACAGTGCATATAGCAGAAGtagccttgccataggtcaaataTCTGAAGTGGTTTTGTCTATTTCCACTGTGGTTCTGAAAGTCATTGCCTCACAGATTCGCAGTCTTGTTCTCAGGCACGTGCTCATAAAGAACTGAGCACTTTTAAGGTTTTCAAATAGTTCTCTTGAATCTtgataatgttttgttttctgaaattggACTTGACTAAAGTTAATATACTTATTCCAGTATTTTTCTAATAATACTATTGCTTGTCTTTCttcagccttttatttttaacagatgTGTTTGCATTTAAACTGATatagatgtatacacacatatattcattagTTTTGTGGCTTTTATTTGCCTGTGTTATTTGTACATCATTGTGACACTTTCACATAAGTATGACATGTACTTTGTATGCAGCCCCCATTTCTCATCTCATTCCCACTATCATTGATCCCCTTCCTTATTCATTTACCCCCTTTTACTTTCATGTTTTTGtctttagagtgtgtgtgtgtgtgtgtgtgtgtgtgtgtgtgagagagagagagagagagagagagagagagagagagagagagaagagagagagagagagggagaggtctTATAGGTTTAGTTAAGAGTCTTTACAGAGGCATGAAGGATAGCTTATAGGAGCATGAAAATACTTGTGGTTAACTACTacagaaaatgtctctccctttCCAGCATAACTGggtctttttcaaaaatttaattcTGCTCATCTCTTTTCTTTAACTGATATATTTTCGTCCTTTACTAAATGAAGAGAGCACAAAGGACATAGTTATGAGTTATGCATTTTATTATTACACTCTGAGAACCCAGGCCTGAGTACACACAGAAGAGCCTCAAGTGAAAGCAAGGCaagagcagaagaggagaaatcaCTAGAGGTCAAGTTTGCAGTGCAGGGATGTTTCCTTCTTGTGTCCAACTTCACACTTGGGTTCTTGATCACGGTGAGGTGCATACAAAACTTGGGGTGCTAACTCGGTTCTCTAGGCTTTGAACTTGCACACATATGGTAACTCTGAATCACAATAATAATTTTTCCACTTCAGATATCctgcagacacagaagaagcaaaataaaagggGCTGGGACATTTCATAAACTCAACAAAGGGGCATCAAGGATATGGGTCTGGATGTCAGGGTCTTTCTGTCATCTTAACTAGTGTTTTACTCCAGGGAGAAGATACAAAGGAAGGAGACGTGAAAGGAGACAAGAGATTGAAAATAGAAGAAGTGTGGGAAAACACTGGTTTTCAAAGAGGACCACCCTCTTTCTTACCTGAGTTTCGTGACAGGCTGCCACAATAACCACCTGAAGAACTGGAAGGAGACGTCTCCCAGTTGAAGAAATTCATCACATCAGCATTGCTCCACTCCCATCCATCTCCATGGGGTTCTTGGCCCTAGAGAAGAGGCAGCAATGGCAAAAGAATGGCAACTGCAGCTCTGCTTACATGATTCCCTTCCTAGGAGTAGCTGATACCTATGTCCAGCTTCAAGGAATTGATTTAGTCTTTCAGGCGCTACCCAGAATTCAACCTGAGCATCTCCCTCCTATTATCAGGTCTCTGCTGATACAATCTATTTGAACCCAGGAAAAAATAACATGGCCCTTAGTAAACATAGCAAGTTGTGCTTTTGTAAATTTCTCTGAACCTCATGGCCCACATCGATTCTCTGAAGAACAACTATGGATATCCTCCTCTTTTGAGGTTCTCTCAGAATCATAGGTGCGAACACCCTGAATCTCACAGAAGAAATTTCCAAAGCCTCATTTAGGAACTTTGTAAAAGCCGACAGTGGTCAGCTACTTGAATGTCATCTGAAGACTAGGACCTCACCAGAGCTCAAGGATTTCCCTTTACCCTAGATGCAATCTAAAATGTGAGCTCTGCATATGATTGGGACTTTCTCATATGAACACAGAGAATGAACCAGGGAACAAAATCTATGAGCGATAGATGAGAGGAGGTGGTATCTCACCAGTGTAGGATCATGGAGCCCAATCCACACATATTGGGCATTGTTCACACTGCTTCTAACCAtggaagacacaaaggaagcCTCAGATCCACTGAGCACAGACACAAGGTGTCCTGCAGGTCTCTTCTGGCAGGCGAGCTAGGTAAGAAAGGGCAGAATGAGTCAGACTCAGATCTCATTGGTAAATGGTGGGCAAATGTAGATGAAAGAGGCTACTTAAAGACAGAGCATTCATTCTGATCCTCAAGGAACCATGGGAAGTAGAGCCCACTTCTTCTGTGACTGGCACACACTTCCCACTGTTTCCCTCTTCTGCAACTTCTAGCACTCACATCTGCATCAAACCAGGATTTAGGAATCCGAAACAAGGCATAGCAATAGGAGCCATAGGCTCTGGAGCCTTTGGGGCAGCTGATTCGTGAAGAGGGCCCATCTTCCTTGGTATCTTCACCTGGGGTGGAAGAAGGAGATAAAGACAGGGGTGTAGTGAAATGAAGAGTGTGGGTTAGATGGTAAGATCAACTTAGCAAATGCTGTAAAGCCTGTATTTGAGATTAAGTCCACAATACAGACTCTGTCACTTTTTATTTCTCATCTTGGTCTTGAAATTGACATACTTTATGAGAAATggtcttcttttaattttaggaTTTACTCTTCTCCTACTATCCATAGATTCCCCAATTCCACGCTAAGTCTTGCACTGGCCCATtcactccttttctttctcaacaGTTCATTACTGACTGCCACACTTTCCCTCTTAAACTCACCAAGTAGAAGTTCCTAGCAAAACAGGAACCTCTTTAATATCAGTAATGGGCTGTTATTTCACTATATGTCATTAGTGCCTTAGAGGAAAGCAGGATGATGGATGAGTTGCAGGCAGTGTTTCTGTGTGGGACTCTCTTCATCATTACGACCATGTGACTCTTCAGAGCCAAGGGGCTCTGGATAACAGGGAATTCAGTTCTAGAGGCAGGAAAACCTTACCTTGCGCCTGAGACAAGAGCATCAGGCAGGAGAGCAGCATCCAGGACAGGCTGATGAGGATCATACGAGGCAGCATCTTGTCTGTGAGGGAGGAACAACCAGAGTCATGGTGGAAAATATGGTAAGAGAGGACATGTTGAGAGAACCATTGCATCCCTTCTCCTTTGACTAACTGTAGAGATACACACACTAATATTCTCCTTCTTTggttctgaaatgaaaaaaatccatctttccccttctcttaAAAACTCCCCAGGAAACTGTTGCTGATTCCCAGATCCCTCTGGTTTGTGAGGGCAGGGACTCTCCCCTATCTTCTGTGGTATGAGAGATGAACCCCTGCAAGACTCTCCTCATCTTTCAGCTCTCACTTACCTGTCTTGCAGAGATCTGGGgtggtttgttgagacaagagATGATTCTGCTTTTATAACAGAATTTGAGGGAGGGGCATCAAAGGGAATAACTGGAATGCTTATGCAAGTTAGGGAGGTAGGTGGTGCTTGGCATGGACTCTAGGAGGTTCCCATCAAAATCGCAAGTTTCTTCCTGGCAAAGACTGTGAATTACTACATATGTAGCTCTTTCCTGTCAGCAGCCCTGCTCTGTTGTCAGGTGTGGGTGCAGTTTGAACTTTCCCCACCTCTTCCCAGATACTTAGTGCTGGGAAACTTAAGAAAATGATAACTGTGTTACGGATTATGCTGTAACACCAGTTTCAAAATATTGCAACCTTGAGTttactgaagaaaacaaatattagCAGTGTACTTTGGTTACACGAGAAAGAAGTTATacttattatacatatatatattcacatgtataGTCTTGGTACTTTGTTTTGTAAGATTTAAAATATGCTAGTAATTAAATTTTTGATTAGTTGGGAATTGAAACTATTGATGATGaggataattattttttaattttcaaaatttttcaataatttaattgaaagcagaagggaaaattttaaggaaaggagagaaagtctGAACTTTGTAGCAAGATTTGTAGGAAGCGTGATAATAATCTTTTGAGTCAATATTTTAGCTGAAGTATCAAGGAACAGTGGCTGAATGAACTTGCTCTCCTGTTGCCTCTTTGTGGGAAGGTCAAGAAAATGGTGGGTAAATGGTGTGTGCTTTTGGCATTAATTCAGCCAGGGTCATCAACTTGTGTCCATCACCTATGCAAGCACAGGCAAAATGAAGATAACATTTCACATtagaatgactttgaactacATCGAACAAtgatgataattaatattaataaaccTCATCCCTTAAACACATACTTTTAAACACTCTGAATATATATGGAAGTCTTCTCCCTAAAGATCAATGGTTGTCCTGAGGAAAATCCAGTTGGCTTCCATAGCTTTCCTTGGCAAATGACATGACATTCATATGGTTTCCAAAATATATGGgcattttaagaatttaaaaatgttcaaatacaaTTGGCAAATATTTTTATAGCCTACTTTAATGTCTAGTGCTATAAATACCACTGATAGGTGAATAATATTGGTGTTTTGATGACAATTTGGTGTTTAAAGATTCCCCAAGAGGAAAATGGTTTGAGAAGTTGTTCTTATCTACCAATTTCCAGGAAATTAGATGATGGGAAAAGATTTTATGTTACATCAAAACAAatgcaaccagaaaaaaaatccagaaagttTGAATTCAagcaatgaattaataaaataaaataacacaatacTTAACATCTGAGAGAAATATATGGGAAGtccaatatgtaaaatatatttagattCTAATATGGAAAAATCACAGTAATTATGAGATTATGGGTAAAATGTGAGGTTTGATAAAGTTAAGGGGCTATGATTTTACATGTCAACCAGGATATTGATATTATATTATGAGATTATTTTACCATTTAAACTTAATACAATACttacaaatgaaatattatttttagaacTTACATCAACATAGTCTGCTGCATTACTGACAAAATAGTTGGGGTTGAATGGAACAAGGTAGGCAATAAAAGGATCTTTGCCTTCTCTTAGTAACAAACATGGGAATTAATCATACAATTCTCTTTGGATTTATATGATTTTTGTCATAAAATGTTGGATAAAATGAAAGGCTGGAAAAAGGAAACACTGAGAACTAACATGGGAAAGAAATATAAAGGCCAATTTTTCTCAAGAGTCTATATGCAAATTTCCTGaacaaaatactaaacaaatCAAATCTGTACAATAAATGATGAGAAAGAAGAATTAGCCTCAGAATGCAAAGGTGGTTTCAGGAAGAACCATTATTTATATCatattgagaaattttcttttttgagtgaaaacaaaatttaaatgatcatcctggagagaaaaaaatgtacttaGTATAAATCTAACTTGAGTTATGGACATTGGTAACAATCAAGATGTACATAGGAGTACTTTAGGAGGGTAAAGAAATCTTCAAATACTGAAAATCAAAACATTGGAAATATTTCCTTCAAAACCAGGAACATAAATTCACCACACTTATGATTCTGGTCAACAGTATCATATTACGGAAAGCacaacttttaaaaggaaatgaaaattaaacaatcAAAAAAGTAAATAGAGCGTTCAGTATTTGTACAAACATTCTATTTTCATAAAGAATGAAACCCTAAATAATATCTAAATTAGTTATTAGAGTTAATGAGAGAATTTAATAAGCATGAAAAATATTGTCAACATATAAATTTCAATTAAACACTTAAATTTTAGCCTGCAGCATTAGAAAAGGTATTGttaaactagcagaaacacatgaactgtgaaccaataactgaggagcccccatggaactggaccaggctctctagataagtgagatagttaattagcttgaactgtttgggaggcccccaggcagcaggaccaggatctgtccttggtgcatgagctggctttttggaacctagagcctatgctgagatactttgctcagggaggaggggactggacctgcctcaactgaatctaccaggctggaatgactccccaggggaaaccttgccttggagaaggtgggaatggggggaggtaggttagaggggaaggctgggtggtgggaagagggaggacaggggactcCATGGATCACATATTGCCATTTTACCCATTCTCTACTGACTAAGTATGGGTTGGTATCTTTGCCAACTAGTATATTAAAccttctaaattttatttaatattctagTATATTTATTCATAATTATAATGAACTTCATAGTGTGTTTTcagcttgaaaataaaattttgatattatttctaaaattaaatatattagaGTGATAACTTTATCACTTTTGGCATGTATTTCTCAATTCTTTAATGAGATGATAGACATAAAAGTTACTGAGGGACAAGTCctaagttttctgtttttgagaaacaCTAGAATATCATTAATGTGTGGATCAGAGAGCCCCTGGGAAATGTATTTGTTGCGAACCATACTAAAATCTCAATCTGCATGAAGAATAAATTCTTATCGGTCACAGAAGTCATCTGTAAGAAtctatggaaatagaaaatgttaCCAAATTAGCCTGCAAGTGGAGCCACTATGGATATTTTCAACTGCTTTATTTTGTATTCACTATTAGAAGTAacattctaaaatgaaaacatattcttTGGCCTTTCCTTGTGGGTTGTGCAAACAAAATGAGTTTTAGAAAGCCATCACATGGCAATTTAGATTAAATAACTTTATTCAAAGGGCGATTACTTTCTAAGCCTTTGAGCTTATTCCCTAAGCGGCTTTACAAGAAAGCCTACTTTGCATACAGAATTTAACACGGAAACTTTTACAGATATATTTGAACTAAATCAAGGGTCAAAATACTGAAATTGTCCTCATGGTCAACTTTTAAACCAAAGtttactaaaagaaagaaaaggaggaaaggcagaagggagggagggagggagggggatcaGATTAGAAACTCAGATATGCAAATAAATTTCTTCAAGATACTAGATCTTGTGAGTTAGTCAGAgtttaaaataaaggaaacttTGCTGTTTGGGGTTCACAATTCACAACGTGAAGTAGGAACCACAGATAAGTGACTTTCATAGAAAAAACTTTTCAGAAATCTCTGACATTAGGAATATTTTCCACGTGTCTCCTATTGCCTTCTCTTCATGTCCTGTATATTGTTTAGGGAAATTTTCAGGTAATAAACAAGATTTCATTATAACTGCAGCAAAGTCCAAGAGTTAAGACAGAAGCAAAATGCAAACACAACCTTTAGGATTTGGTACCGGTGATGGAAGGAACATACATATTGAAGGGTAGACAGAAAGGCCATGGTGTGTCTCAGAGATGAATTCCACCCCAGAACACCAGGAAGTTCAAAGTGGGAGTAGCATGAGCACACCCAAGTCAAAGCTAAAGCCCTCTGAGAATAGAGTGAGAAGTACCACTTCCAATATTCGAGGAGGGTTTGTAGTCAGCTGGTTCTACTTGAGTAGGGATGTCAGATGTGTTGGGCTGGGAGAACATGGGGTTGGGATTCCCACCAGACATTCTAGCTTAGAAAATATCCAAGATATTATGGATCTTTAAGATTATGGTACTACCTTTACTACCTATGGTACCCCCATGATCTCTCagatatttgttttcattgagcTGTGACATATGCCAGTCCAAATAGTGGACAAGCAGAAAGCACAGTGATTAAGAAGTTGGGCTCAGGGATCAGCTCTATTTCATGAAATGAATGTGGAATCAAGTAAAACAATGCATAGACATCattgatcatggtgtctcataCATAATGTAGTAAATAGAAGTTAATAATATTCTTAATGGCTGTTCATGATAGAATTGGTGCTTGATAATTCTCAGTGGAAAGACTATTTGATCTGAGGTGAGGTTATTGGAAAGTAGCACCACTGAATCACTTTGTAGCTTAGCTATTAGCTGTACTTgatttgatcttttttttaacctttaacaACGCTCCCTTAGGGCCATGTGGTCATACTTGTCCAGCTCTCTTCATTCTCAGAATATGCTTAAGTATCATAAAAttggattaatttttaaaaaagaaattcagatgTGACTCATTATGGAATTCACTTTTTAAGAGTGTTATCAAAGAATTGTCAGTGAAGGAGTTCACTAATGACTGCCATTTATATAGCACTGATTTTGTGGTAGACATTGTGCTCAGAACTCTGCATACATCAATGAAATATCCAGGGGATCATTAGGACTCAAATAGTCATACCCTCATTTTTCAGAGGAAGGAATGAGCATCTGCAGTGACTGAATAACCTAGTAACATATCAGTTAAAGTATCATCAAGGCCAAAGTGATTCTCCAGTCACTCTCACCAGCTTCCtttgagaggaagagaagggaagatctAAGAGTAATTTTGAACTTTGCGATAAAGCCATTCACTACTACATGAGGCAAAAGGAAAAATGTCTTAAACATCTTTAATTTGCCATTGAGAGTATCTGACAATAAGAAGACCCAAGCCCAGAAAATCAGCATCCTAGTATGCATAGGAGGATTAAAAACTCTAGGGAAATTCTGTGGCCAATATCTCAGAGTAGTTATTTGCTAAGCTACATTACCTTAATGGATATTATGAAGGAGAGTACTCAGTGGAGTCATTGGATTTTCCTTACTTACTCAAAATGCAATATCACCAATTTCCTTTTCTTACAAAAAGACAGGTACTAGTGCTCATCTCCCTATAAATTATCTGAACGCGTGAAGTTCCAACTTCTCTTTAATTTAAGCAACTGACTAATTTACTGATACTCTCCACTAGTTACCTTTGTCTTCAAACTATCCTGTATACTATAAAGGACAGCTGTTCACTCTATATTTCATTGAACAAactcaggaagagagagggcGTATGGCTTGGACTAGGCAACACTGTCCATTAGAGTCTAGGTGAGAAATGGAAGTGAATGATCCCAGTGAGTTCTTCCTTCTAGGTATTAAACacttattatttcatttcagttAAGATTCTTCAGGTATTCAGCAGCCATGaattaaattctaaaaagaaaaaatattaattgttTTCTGACTTGGTACTATTAAAAAATTACCTCAGTAGATAGATTCATTAATTTTAGGACATCTTATTTACTTTCTGCTAATGGAATTTTCCACAGGTGATTGGGTAGTTACTTTTCCTGAGTCAGATGTAGagtttaaatatcattttatacaAATATGTGTACTTCAAGGAAGATTGGTGTAATTTAGTTTTCAGAGCAAATAGAAATTGTTCTAAATAATTTTAGAAGCAGGACTATAAGACTTATAATTATTGGGGATTTAGGTGTCAGCATTTAGGTGCCCATCTATCCAAACATAGATTccatgttttggttttgctttgagaaAACAACATTTGATCTGGGATATTTCAGTTGCTGTCTTTTCCATAAGTGTTCCAGTTGTAGGCATTGCAGAATCTTAAGTGCAGCATATTCTCAGAAGTCACCCTGGAGTTTAGAAATAAGAGAATCACCATGCAAGAGGAAAACTGTGAGGGGGAATAGAGCTTTCAAAACTCATGACAATGAATCCAAGGGGTGGGCATAAGCCATAGTCAATGAGAAATAGCTGTTTCCACTCAAGAGGAGACACTTAGAGTGGCTTGAAATTTTCAGTGCATCTGTAATTATTGACATTGGAGAATCTGAGACTGTAGTATGAGGAAGTCTCAACATTCTTACAGGAAGGTATCAGAAGAGTCGTTAGGATTAGATTTCTCCATGTTGGACTCTCTACCACTATAAACCTCTAGTGCAAACCATAGAGTCAAGGTTGACATTTGAGAATGTAGACTAGGCTAATAGAATAAGACAAAGGGCAGCCCATAGAATGGGGAAAGAATTTCACTAACTTCACTTCTGACAgggggctaatatccaaaatatataaagtcaaGAAATTAGGTATCAACAAACTTAATTATCCAATTTattggggtacagatctaaacagagaattcttaacagaggaaactcaaatgtccaagaaacactaaaaaaatgttcaatgtccttagccatcagagaaatgcatagcaaaacaactttgagatttcatcttatacctgtcaaaatggttaagatcaaaaacaggaGTGACAGTTTAGATTGCTGAGGAaatggaacaaggggaacacatccactgctgatgggagtgcaaacttgtacagtcactttggaaatcaatatggtggtttctcagaaaattgggaaccatCCTCAAGAACTAGCTATACGACTCCtcggcatatacccaaaggatactccatcctatcacaaggatacttgcttaATCATGTctgtagcagctttattcataatagccagaaattggaaacaatctacATGTCCCTCAATTGAAGAGCAGATAAAGGCAATGCGGAACATTTACACATTAGAGTATTActctactcagctgttaaaaacaatgacattataaaatttgagggaaaaaggatggaactagaaaaaaaatcatcttgactGAAGTAACTCAAACTCAGGAAGGTCAACATGGCATGTATTCACTTAAATGGATAgtaactgtaaagtaaaagataatcatgctatggtccacagacccagagaggctaagtaacaatgGGGACTTAAAGGGATCACaaagatttccctgggaaggggaaataaagtaTGTTTCGTGGGAGGACTAGGGATGAAACGGAGttgggaacaggagagatcaAGTGGCAGGGAGAGTAAATACTGGGAAAAATGACTGGAATTAGGGGGCATTTTGGGATCGAGGTTAAAAAACCTAGTTCAGGGGAAATTCCATGAAATCTATGAGAGTAAcactagcaaagactcctagtaatgcgagacacaaagaatgaatagACTATCTTCCGTAAACAGGCAAGacctcaagtggagggattgggacatgaacccagccacaaaacctttgacctacagtttaTACTGCCTGCAAAGTattctgggaccagagcctagcagaatcctcatcaaagagatgagagagacttcatccagcaagtgatgggagcagatgcagagtctcacagccaaacattaagtaGAGCACAGGGAGTcctatggaggaggaggaaaaaggatcagAGGAACCAGAGATGTCAGGGATACCATGAGAACATGTCCCACAGAATCAATTGACTAGAACTCATAAGGGCTCACATTGATCAACGAGCCTGTAGGGATCTCAACTAGATCCTCTGCAGATAtattatggctgagtagcttgatCTTCTAGTGAGATCCTTAACAGCAAAAGTAGGGGGTGgtcactgactcttttgcctgcttgtgggacctTTTTCTACCTACTGGTTTGCTTCACCCAACATTGATGTGATGGCATGGGCCTAGTCTTACAGTAGcata
Protein-coding regions in this window:
- the LOC114694456 gene encoding regenerating islet-derived protein 3-gamma-like, giving the protein MLPRMILISLSWMLLSCLMLLSQAQGEDTKEDGPSSRISCPKGSRAYGSYCYALFRIPKSWFDADLACQKRPAGHLVSVLSGSEASFVSSMVRSSVNNAQYVWIGLHDPTLGQEPHGDGWEWSNADVMNFFNWETSPSSSSGGYCGSLSRNSGYLKWKNYYCDSELPYVCKFKA